The following are encoded together in the Carassius auratus strain Wakin chromosome 34, ASM336829v1, whole genome shotgun sequence genome:
- the LOC113053172 gene encoding uncharacterized protein LOC113053172 isoform X2, whose product MQTRDDGTRETDDKQPTRRKVISRKKVAMLGNKRRRKPLQDAEHHHITCKTDKPGLREQFISKYKGRGVFTTGAFFRGDFVLEYRGELLSSQESLDRTGHYTEAENMFLFDFQWHGKNWCMDASKEDSSLGRLANDETRNPTCKMRTVEVSRKPHLCLFAVRDILPGEEITYNYGDSDWPWRVKPLNKASAESTDKKPASSLRLHKSPHCAASVSSPELDKVNSNGPHKQSGKARTSRNKTAASLFFSVATPKSKSPTSPSTSPVQPSSSSPAYRGGERINKAACECGIKNPEALSSTRLRKHIATMSKILNLNENEADQLADFLGHDIRIHRQFYRLPEGTLQLAKMSKVLMAMEKGTLSDYKGKKLDDIEIDPNEQLEAQGDSMSSDEEDSSDLSQTPAPAPVQTDQPVQSEQAVSQEDQGSSNAPKKKWEDSEVKAVERHMMSFIKTCKVPGKQDCERCIHAEPEALKQRTWTGVKNYVRNRITTPKRKGGL is encoded by the exons ATGCAGACACGTGACGATGGAACGCGCGAAACAGACGACAAACAACCCACCAGGAGGAAAG tcaTTTCAAGAAAGAAAGTCGCCATGCTGGGAAATAAAAGACGTAGGAAACCTCTGCAGGACGCTGAGCATCATCACATTACCTGTAAAACTGACAAGCCTGGGCTTCGAGAGCAGTTCATCAGCAAATATAAAG GGCGTGGAGTTTTCACCACTGGAGCTTTTTTCAGAGGTGATTTTGTTCTTGAATACAGAGGTGAACTTCTGAGTTCACAGGAGAGTCTGGACCGAACTGGACACTACACTGAAGCTGAGAACATGTTCCTGTTTGATTTTCAGTGGCATGGCAAAAATTGGTG catGGATGCATCTAAAGAAGACTCGTCTTTGGGAAGACTTGCAAACGATGAGACCAGAAATCCTACTTGCAAAATGAGAACTGTTGAAGTGAGCAGAAAACCtcacctgtgtctgtttgctgtaCGAGACATTCTACCAGGAGAGGAAATCACTTACAATTATGGAGACTCAGATTGGCCATGGCGAGTCAAG CCTTTGAATAAAGCATCAGCAGAATCCACTGATAAAAAGCCAGCCAGCAGTTTGCGCCTGCATAAATCC CCCCATTGTGCAGCTTCTGTTTCCTCTCCTGAACTGGACAAGGTAAACAGCAATGGTCCTCATAAGCAGTCAGGCAAAGCAAGAACATCAAGGAATAAAACG GCGGccagtctctttttttctgtagccACTCCAAAGTCCAAGTCACCCACGTCACCTTCAACCTCGcctgtgcagccctcatcatcctcgcCTGCCTACAGAGGAGGAGAGCGCATCAACAAAGCTGCTTGCGAATGTGGCATAAAGAACCCTGAAGCACTGTCATCAACTAGGCTCAGGAAACACATAGCAACCATGTCTAAAATTCTTAACCTTAATGAGAATGAAGCAGACCAACTGGCTGATTTCCTTGGTCACGATATCCGAATCCACAGACAGTTTTATCGGTTACCAGAGGGAACACTGCAGCTGGCAAAAATGAGTAAAGTCCTAATGGCCATGGAGAAAGGAACACTGTCTGACTACAAAGGAAAGAAACTTGATGACATTGAAATCGACCCAAATG agcAACTTGAGGCCCAAGGTGATTCCATGTCAAGTGATGAGGAGGATTCCAGTGACCTATCTCAGACACCAGCACCAGCACCAGTACAGACTGATCAACCTGTTCAATCTGAACAAGCTGTTTCACAGGAGGATCAAG gtTCTTCAAATGCTCCAAAAAAGAAATGGGAGGACAGTGAGGTAAAAGCAGTAGAGAGACACATGATGAGTTTCATCAAGACATGCAAAGTTCCTGGTAAGCAAGACTGTGAAAGATGCATTCACGCAGAGCCAGAAGCTTTGAAGCAGCGAAC ATGGActggtgtgaaaaattatgtgcggaacaggatcacgactcctaaaagaaagggtggtttgtag
- the LOC113053172 gene encoding uncharacterized protein LOC113053172 isoform X1 has translation MQTRDDGTRETDDKQPTRRKVISRKKVAMLGNKRRRKPLQDAEHHHITCKTDKPGLREQFISKYKGRGVFTTGAFFRGDFVLEYRGELLSSQESLDRTGHYTEAENMFLFDFQWHGKNWCMDASKEDSSLGRLANDETRNPTCKMRTVEVSRKPHLCLFAVRDILPGEEITYNYGDSDWPWRVKPLNKASAESTDKKPASSLRLHKSPHCAASVSSPELDKVNSNGPHKQSGKARTSRNKTAASLFFSVATPKSKSPTSPSTSPVQPSSSSPAYRGGERINKAACECGIKNPEALSSTRLRKHIATMSKILNLNENEADQLADFLGHDIRIHRQFYRLPEGTLQLAKMSKVLMAMEKGTLSDYKGKKLDDIEIDPNEQLEAQGDSMSSDEEDSSDLSQTPAPAPVQTDQPVQSEQAVSQEDQGSSNAPKKKWEDSEVKAVERHMMSFIKTCKVPGKQDCERCIHAEPEALKQRTWTGVKNYVRNRITTLKRKGGL, from the exons ATGCAGACACGTGACGATGGAACGCGCGAAACAGACGACAAACAACCCACCAGGAGGAAAG tcaTTTCAAGAAAGAAAGTCGCCATGCTGGGAAATAAAAGACGTAGGAAACCTCTGCAGGACGCTGAGCATCATCACATTACCTGTAAAACTGACAAGCCTGGGCTTCGAGAGCAGTTCATCAGCAAATATAAAG GGCGTGGAGTTTTCACCACTGGAGCTTTTTTCAGAGGTGATTTTGTTCTTGAATACAGAGGTGAACTTCTGAGTTCACAGGAGAGTCTGGACCGAACTGGACACTACACTGAAGCTGAGAACATGTTCCTGTTTGATTTTCAGTGGCATGGCAAAAATTGGTG catGGATGCATCTAAAGAAGACTCGTCTTTGGGAAGACTTGCAAACGATGAGACCAGAAATCCTACTTGCAAAATGAGAACTGTTGAAGTGAGCAGAAAACCtcacctgtgtctgtttgctgtaCGAGACATTCTACCAGGAGAGGAAATCACTTACAATTATGGAGACTCAGATTGGCCATGGCGAGTCAAG CCTTTGAATAAAGCATCAGCAGAATCCACTGATAAAAAGCCAGCCAGCAGTTTGCGCCTGCATAAATCC CCCCATTGTGCAGCTTCTGTTTCCTCTCCTGAACTGGACAAGGTAAACAGCAATGGTCCTCATAAGCAGTCAGGCAAAGCAAGAACATCAAGGAATAAAACG GCGGccagtctctttttttctgtagccACTCCAAAGTCCAAGTCACCCACGTCACCTTCAACCTCGcctgtgcagccctcatcatcctcgcCTGCCTACAGAGGAGGAGAGCGCATCAACAAAGCTGCTTGCGAATGTGGCATAAAGAACCCTGAAGCACTGTCATCAACTAGGCTCAGGAAACACATAGCAACCATGTCTAAAATTCTTAACCTTAATGAGAATGAAGCAGACCAACTGGCTGATTTCCTTGGTCACGATATCCGAATCCACAGACAGTTTTATCGGTTACCAGAGGGAACACTGCAGCTGGCAAAAATGAGTAAAGTCCTAATGGCCATGGAGAAAGGAACACTGTCTGACTACAAAGGAAAGAAACTTGATGACATTGAAATCGACCCAAATG agcAACTTGAGGCCCAAGGTGATTCCATGTCAAGTGATGAGGAGGATTCCAGTGACCTATCTCAGACACCAGCACCAGCACCAGTACAGACTGATCAACCTGTTCAATCTGAACAAGCTGTTTCACAGGAGGATCAAG gtTCTTCAAATGCTCCAAAAAAGAAATGGGAGGACAGTGAGGTAAAAGCAGTAGAGAGACACATGATGAGTTTCATCAAGACATGCAAAGTTCCTGGTAAGCAAGACTGTGAAAGATGCATTCACGCAGAGCCAGAAGCTTTGAAGCAGCGAACATGGActggtgtgaaaaattatgtgcggaacaggatcacgactcttaaaagaaagggtggtttgtag